Proteins encoded together in one Vibrio hippocampi window:
- a CDS encoding phosphoglycolate phosphatase, with the protein MTQIKLVVFDLDGTLLDSVPDLAIAADQAVQALGYPSVSEVEVRDYVGNGADILIGRSLSRSLEVDSSLTPELLKQARVLFDDFYQASGHKLSHLYPAVKETLEGLTQAGITVALLTNKPSKFVPEVLQQHQLTRYFKYVLGGDAFDKRKPDPIALHWLMEQEQLTAQQVLMVGDSKNDILAARNAGCYAFGLTYGYNHGEPISDSKPDFVADNVSDVLSAVGVAKQSVAGD; encoded by the coding sequence ATGACGCAGATTAAACTTGTTGTATTCGATCTTGATGGCACGTTGTTAGACAGTGTTCCTGACCTTGCCATCGCGGCCGATCAAGCGGTTCAAGCTCTTGGCTATCCAAGCGTGAGCGAAGTAGAAGTCCGAGATTATGTGGGTAATGGCGCCGACATCCTCATTGGTCGCAGCCTGAGCCGAAGTCTTGAGGTCGATAGTTCATTAACACCGGAGCTACTCAAACAAGCTCGGGTGTTGTTTGATGACTTCTACCAAGCGAGCGGTCATAAGCTTAGTCATCTCTATCCTGCGGTGAAAGAGACGTTAGAAGGTCTTACTCAAGCGGGTATTACGGTTGCATTGCTGACCAATAAGCCCTCAAAATTTGTTCCCGAGGTTTTGCAGCAGCATCAACTGACTCGTTACTTTAAGTATGTGCTTGGTGGTGATGCGTTCGATAAACGTAAGCCGGATCCTATTGCCCTGCATTGGTTGATGGAGCAAGAGCAACTGACTGCACAGCAAGTGTTGATGGTGGGCGACTCTAAGAACGATATCTTAGCGGCACGCAATGCGGGTTGCTACGCTTTTGGTCTCACTTATGGTTACAATCACGGAGAGCCTATCTCAGACTCCAAGCCAGATTTCGTTGCTGATAACGTTTCTGACGTGTTAAGTGCGGTCGGTGTGGCGAAACAAAGTGTCGCTGGGGACTAA
- the aroB gene encoding 3-dehydroquinate synthase, giving the protein MERITVNLGERSYPISIGAGLFDDSAQFSQIPDGKPVVVITNTTVSPLYSQVIISQLEGKDCNVSLLELPDGEQYKTLDTFNQVMTHLLSGNYGRDVVVVALGGGVIGDLVGFSAACYQRGVDFIQIPTTLLSQVDSSVGGKTAVNHKLGKNMIGAFYQPQSVIIDTDCLKTLPEREFAAGIAEVIKYGIIYDADFFEWLEKNLDKLYQLDQQALTYAIARCCAIKAEVVALDEKESGIRALLNLGHTFGHAIEAELGYGNWLHGEAVSSGTAMAAYTAYLLGDISLQQAERMIALLKRAKLPVHTPETMSFDDFMTHMMRDKKVLSGKLRLVLPTSIGTAQVTADVPTEIIQQAIDRCRL; this is encoded by the coding sequence ATGGAACGGATTACAGTTAATCTTGGTGAGCGTAGCTACCCCATTTCAATTGGTGCCGGGTTATTTGATGACTCGGCACAATTTTCTCAAATCCCTGATGGCAAGCCAGTCGTTGTTATTACCAACACCACGGTTTCGCCTCTCTATTCGCAAGTGATTATCTCGCAACTTGAGGGTAAGGACTGTAACGTCTCTCTACTCGAGTTACCGGATGGCGAGCAATACAAAACACTCGACACATTTAACCAAGTTATGACCCACTTACTGTCTGGTAACTATGGTCGTGATGTGGTGGTCGTCGCACTGGGTGGCGGCGTTATCGGTGATTTAGTTGGCTTCTCTGCAGCATGCTATCAACGCGGTGTGGATTTTATTCAGATCCCAACCACTTTGTTGTCACAAGTTGACTCTTCTGTTGGCGGCAAAACAGCGGTTAACCACAAGTTAGGTAAGAACATGATTGGCGCTTTTTATCAGCCACAATCCGTGATTATCGATACTGATTGCTTAAAAACCTTGCCAGAACGTGAATTCGCTGCTGGTATCGCTGAAGTGATCAAATATGGCATTATTTATGATGCCGATTTCTTTGAATGGTTAGAGAAAAATCTCGATAAGCTATATCAATTGGATCAGCAAGCGCTAACTTATGCGATTGCCCGTTGTTGTGCTATCAAGGCCGAAGTTGTGGCACTGGATGAAAAAGAGTCGGGTATTCGAGCATTATTGAATCTTGGTCATACATTTGGTCATGCCATTGAAGCTGAACTAGGGTATGGTAATTGGTTACATGGAGAGGCTGTTTCATCTGGAACGGCAATGGCAGCTTATACTGCCTATCTGTTAGGTGACATATCACTTCAACAAGCAGAGCGTATGATAGCACTGCTAAAACGTGCCAAGTTGCCAGTACATACACCGGAAACGATGAGCTTTGATGACTTTATGACGCATATGATGCGTGATAAAAAAGTGTTATCTGGAAAGCTACGCCTAGTGCTACCGACTTCAATTGGTACTGCTCAGGTAACTGCTGATGTACCGACAGAGATTATTCAACAAGCGATTGACCGCTGCCGATTATAG
- a CDS encoding type IV pilus secretin PilQ, with translation MKRQLLLMVGMVALLALLGITQASEPRLSIDVQEASISGLLHQLAQHKSYNLVVDQDVAGDITVNLQQVTWQQALDTVLNLAQLQAKKMGNTLYIAPRSHFIELQQHQLSAHEYALQHTPLTTEVIAIHYADVAVLHETLNQQGGVGLLSQRGSLRFDERTSSLIIHDRPDVITRFEALVKQLDIPVEQVRIEARIVTINEDNLDELGVRWGLTKRRGDLILAPNVDALYPDTSSEGANGQNSPQFNVNLAVASDNAASIGFQLGNLGRDFLLDLELSALQSESKAEIIATPRLLTMDKQPAYIEQGTEIPYLAAASSGATSVEFKKAVLSLTVTPHITPDKQLILVLDMTQDTQGTVVKTGEGEAVAINTQRISTRVLVNNGETLVLGGIIQQLTNQGVDKVPLLADIPVVGHLFKREYQQSRKQELLIFVTPNIVTPNTVTPNIVTPNTVISSTASP, from the coding sequence ATGAAAAGACAGTTGTTATTGATGGTTGGAATGGTTGCCTTATTGGCTTTATTGGGTATCACTCAAGCCAGTGAGCCCCGCTTGTCCATTGATGTTCAGGAAGCATCAATTTCAGGGTTGCTTCATCAGTTAGCTCAACACAAATCTTATAACCTCGTGGTAGACCAAGATGTTGCTGGTGATATCACCGTCAATCTACAGCAGGTGACTTGGCAGCAAGCGTTGGATACGGTGTTAAATTTGGCTCAATTGCAGGCAAAGAAGATGGGCAATACCTTATATATCGCCCCGCGCTCTCACTTTATTGAGTTACAACAACATCAACTGTCAGCCCATGAATATGCATTGCAACATACGCCTCTGACAACCGAAGTGATTGCCATCCACTATGCCGATGTCGCGGTATTGCATGAAACGTTAAATCAGCAGGGAGGCGTTGGTCTACTGTCTCAAAGGGGCAGTTTAAGATTTGATGAGCGCACCAGCAGCTTAATTATTCATGATCGCCCAGATGTGATTACGCGTTTTGAAGCGCTGGTAAAGCAACTCGATATACCGGTGGAACAGGTGCGTATTGAAGCCCGTATTGTCACGATTAATGAAGACAACCTTGATGAGTTAGGGGTGCGTTGGGGGCTGACAAAGAGAAGAGGCGACCTTATTCTTGCACCGAATGTAGATGCTTTATATCCAGATACGTCGAGCGAAGGCGCTAACGGACAAAACTCTCCGCAATTCAATGTCAATCTTGCCGTCGCCTCAGATAACGCTGCGAGTATTGGCTTTCAACTTGGTAATTTGGGGCGTGATTTTCTTCTTGATTTAGAGTTATCGGCACTACAAAGCGAGTCAAAGGCAGAGATCATTGCGACACCAAGGTTGCTGACCATGGATAAGCAACCTGCCTATATTGAACAGGGGACAGAAATCCCCTATTTAGCCGCCGCATCCAGTGGCGCGACATCGGTGGAATTTAAGAAAGCCGTATTGTCATTAACGGTGACACCTCATATTACGCCTGATAAGCAGCTGATTTTAGTATTAGATATGACTCAAGATACCCAAGGAACCGTTGTTAAAACCGGGGAGGGGGAAGCGGTGGCAATTAATACGCAAAGAATCAGTACTAGGGTATTAGTTAATAACGGTGAAACCTTGGTGCTCGGAGGCATAATTCAACAACTCACCAATCAAGGCGTCGATAAAGTCCCCTTGCTTGCGGATATTCCCGTCGTTGGTCATCTATTCAAGAGAGAATATCAACAAAGCCGAAAACAAGAGCTGCTGATATTTGTCACCCCAAACATAGTCACACCAAATACGGTCACACCAAATATAGTTACACCAAATACAGTCATATCAAGCACAGCTTCACCGTAA
- the astA gene encoding arginine N-succinyltransferase, producing MLVIRPITSSDYDALNTCAVESGHGFTSLPVNEELLTNRITHSEYSFAKPDVTEPGDEGYLMVGVDSETGEVAGTTGIEAAIGWDVPFYSYHISTVVHSSPKLGVNNVVKLLTFGNNYTGCSEICTLFLRPQFRQGLNGRLMSKSRFLMMAEHPHRFSKTVFAEMRGVSDEHGNSPFWQWLQEHFFSIDFTLADYLTGIGKKGFIADLMPKLPIYINLLSKEAQAVIGKVHDNTAPALALLEKEGFTCRNYVDIFDAGPTVECDVRNINAVRDSFKVTVKIASHQSNSTYLIANTSFEDFRATAATASVDRETGIALLSAEVAQALNVAEGESVRLLAQ from the coding sequence ATGCTGGTTATTCGTCCTATAACATCATCTGACTACGACGCTTTGAATACGTGTGCGGTCGAGTCAGGACATGGATTTACTTCTCTGCCGGTTAACGAAGAACTGTTAACCAATCGAATCACCCATTCCGAATACAGTTTTGCTAAACCTGACGTCACTGAGCCAGGTGATGAGGGCTACCTTATGGTAGGCGTCGATAGTGAAACAGGAGAAGTTGCTGGTACCACTGGTATTGAAGCGGCGATTGGCTGGGATGTTCCTTTCTATTCTTATCACATTAGCACCGTGGTGCATTCCTCCCCTAAGCTTGGGGTCAATAATGTGGTGAAGTTGTTGACCTTTGGTAACAATTACACGGGTTGCAGTGAGATCTGTACTCTGTTCCTTAGACCTCAATTTCGCCAAGGTTTAAATGGTCGCTTAATGTCTAAGAGCCGTTTTTTGATGATGGCAGAACACCCACACCGATTCTCTAAAACGGTGTTTGCAGAGATGCGCGGTGTGTCGGATGAACATGGCAATTCCCCCTTCTGGCAGTGGTTACAAGAGCATTTCTTTTCTATTGATTTTACGCTTGCCGATTATCTTACTGGAATCGGCAAGAAAGGCTTTATTGCCGACTTGATGCCCAAACTGCCTATCTATATCAACCTGCTGTCCAAAGAGGCACAAGCGGTGATTGGTAAGGTGCATGACAATACGGCACCCGCTTTAGCACTGTTAGAAAAAGAGGGCTTCACCTGTCGTAATTACGTGGATATTTTTGATGCGGGTCCGACGGTGGAATGTGATGTGCGAAATATTAACGCCGTTCGGGATTCGTTTAAGGTTACCGTGAAGATCGCATCGCACCAATCGAACAGTACCTACCTGATAGCCAATACCTCGTTTGAGGATTTCAGAGCCACAGCGGCAACGGCGTCAGTGGATAGAGAGACGGGAATCGCTCTGCTCTCGGCAGAGGTTGCTCAGGCGCTTAATGTCGCTGAGGGTGAAAGTGTCCGTTTGTTGGCTCAATAA
- a CDS encoding AAA family ATPase: MSLSYEMRVLELDSQTNLLNRMQLLTQFASNMVVVKGEQGAGKTWLAHRFLEAWSQEKNQSLVTGRSQQDDAALRGNILQQLFPHQMYNTSDRLLESIDRILDREPCNIVIVVDNAQHVSMNLISELWELVIAAQDNAKQSFSIVLFTTQDTTYTHTKALAKGAEVNPVSLEVSPLSSDESERFFRIMVLRYLDENVVKKVETAFTNTPPIPGRIMALGEQKMERKVIIRSLVGSPVRIAVTVVVIALLLMLGYGWLLKGDDPQSVTPSVVDSTSTQQSDGSLEANNVEGSASTVIESSSSNSDADNDNLIEDDASALPPVVTSETASVGVSESGERVVITSDVVDALLDNRPEVAEVKAPEIKQAVAPETQGQSTESQSIGVQTPPEQNVVNSDAIVALQNPISFSFAREELNQLSANSYTLQLAAMTEMRDVQDFLDKHNFDKPVRIYPTLRGEEKWYIVTYDNYPSIQTARDAAEQLSAELQSLGPWAKSLRQVHREIARGQE; encoded by the coding sequence ATGAGTTTGTCATATGAGATGCGAGTGTTAGAGTTGGACTCGCAAACTAACTTGTTAAACCGAATGCAACTGTTGACTCAGTTTGCGTCTAATATGGTTGTGGTAAAAGGTGAGCAAGGAGCCGGTAAAACTTGGCTAGCACACCGTTTTTTAGAGGCTTGGTCACAAGAAAAAAACCAATCCTTGGTGACGGGTCGCTCGCAGCAAGATGATGCAGCACTGCGTGGCAATATTCTGCAACAGCTATTCCCTCATCAGATGTACAACACTTCAGACCGTTTACTTGAGAGTATTGATAGAATCCTAGATCGCGAGCCTTGTAACATAGTGATCGTGGTGGACAATGCTCAGCACGTCTCGATGAACTTGATTTCAGAGTTATGGGAGCTAGTGATTGCAGCACAAGACAATGCTAAGCAGTCATTTAGTATCGTTTTATTCACCACACAAGATACGACCTATACTCACACTAAAGCGTTAGCCAAAGGCGCTGAAGTGAACCCAGTTTCTTTAGAGGTCTCTCCTCTTTCTTCTGATGAGAGTGAGCGATTTTTTAGGATAATGGTATTACGTTACCTTGATGAAAACGTTGTAAAAAAAGTCGAAACAGCGTTTACTAATACTCCCCCAATACCGGGAAGGATTATGGCTCTGGGAGAGCAAAAGATGGAAAGGAAAGTCATTATTCGCTCATTGGTCGGCTCGCCGGTTAGGATTGCTGTCACGGTTGTGGTGATTGCACTGCTATTAATGCTTGGCTATGGCTGGTTGTTAAAAGGTGACGATCCGCAATCAGTGACTCCGTCTGTTGTTGATAGTACGTCTACACAGCAAAGTGATGGTTCGCTGGAAGCGAATAATGTTGAGGGCTCTGCTTCAACGGTGATTGAGTCGTCATCTTCTAACAGTGATGCTGATAACGATAATTTGATCGAGGATGACGCATCAGCTTTGCCACCTGTCGTTACCTCAGAAACTGCCAGTGTTGGAGTGTCTGAATCGGGAGAGCGAGTCGTGATCACTTCGGATGTTGTTGATGCTTTATTGGACAATCGCCCAGAAGTGGCGGAGGTCAAGGCGCCAGAGATAAAACAAGCGGTTGCTCCGGAGACACAAGGTCAATCTACCGAAAGCCAATCTATAGGGGTACAAACGCCGCCAGAACAAAATGTGGTGAACAGTGATGCTATTGTGGCACTGCAAAACCCAATCAGTTTCTCTTTTGCTCGAGAGGAGCTAAATCAGCTTTCTGCGAACAGCTACACCCTACAGTTAGCGGCAATGACGGAAATGCGTGACGTTCAGGATTTTCTTGATAAGCATAATTTTGATAAGCCTGTGCGAATTTATCCGACATTGAGAGGGGAAGAAAAATGGTATATCGTCACTTACGACAATTACCCGAGTATTCAGACAGCCCGCGATGCTGCAGAGCAACTCTCAGCAGAACTGCAATCTCTCGGTCCTTGGGCTAAATCGCTGCGACAAGTTCATCGAGAAATCGCACGCGGTCAAGAATAA
- the aroK gene encoding shikimate kinase AroK — protein MAEKRNIFLVGPMGAGKSTIGRHLAQQLHMEFVDSDTVIEERTGADIAWVFDVEGEEGFRKREETVINDLTEEQGIVLATGGGSVKSKENRNRLSARGIVVYLETTIEKQLARTNRDKKRPLLQTDNPREVLESLAGERNDLYKEVADYVVRTDDQSAKVVANQIVKMLEEG, from the coding sequence ATGGCTGAGAAACGTAATATTTTCCTTGTTGGCCCGATGGGCGCCGGCAAAAGTACTATTGGTAGACACCTGGCTCAACAACTTCACATGGAGTTTGTTGATTCTGATACCGTTATCGAAGAGCGCACTGGCGCAGATATCGCTTGGGTGTTTGATGTTGAAGGTGAAGAGGGCTTCCGTAAACGCGAAGAAACTGTCATCAACGACTTAACCGAAGAGCAAGGTATTGTTCTAGCGACAGGCGGCGGCTCTGTTAAGAGCAAAGAAAACCGCAACCGTCTATCGGCTCGCGGAATTGTTGTCTATTTAGAAACAACCATTGAGAAACAACTTGCTCGCACTAACCGCGATAAAAAGCGTCCACTACTACAGACTGATAACCCTCGTGAGGTACTTGAGTCTCTAGCGGGCGAGCGCAACGACCTTTACAAAGAAGTTGCAGACTATGTGGTTCGCACTGATGATCAAAGTGCTAAAGTTGTCGCTAATCAGATTGTAAAAATGCTAGAAGAGGGTTAA
- the trpS gene encoding tryptophan--tRNA ligase encodes MSKPIVLSGVQPSGELSIGNYLGALRQWQQMQDDYDCQYCVVDLHAITVRQDPKALHEATLDALAICLAVGVDPKKSTLFVQSHVPEHAQLGWLLNCYTQMGELNRMTQFKDKSARYANDVNVGLYDYPVLMAADILLYGAHQVPVGSDQKQHLELARDIATRFNNIYSPESPIFTIPEPYIPTVNARVMSLQDATKKMSKSDDNRKNVITLLEEPKSILKKINKAQTDTETPPRIANDWENKAGISNLMGLYSAATGKTFEEIEAQYAGVEMYGPFKKDVGEAIVAMLEPIQSEYKRIREDRAYMDEVMRQGAEKASAVAAKTLAKAYEAVGFVARP; translated from the coding sequence ATGAGCAAACCCATCGTATTGAGTGGTGTTCAGCCTTCAGGTGAACTGAGTATCGGTAACTATTTGGGTGCTCTACGTCAATGGCAACAGATGCAAGATGATTACGATTGCCAATACTGCGTCGTTGATCTGCATGCGATTACGGTTCGTCAAGATCCTAAAGCACTGCACGAAGCAACACTGGACGCATTAGCTATCTGTCTTGCGGTTGGCGTTGATCCGAAGAAGAGCACGCTATTTGTTCAGTCCCATGTACCGGAGCATGCTCAACTTGGTTGGCTTCTTAACTGTTATACCCAAATGGGTGAACTGAACCGCATGACTCAGTTCAAAGATAAATCGGCTCGCTATGCGAACGATGTTAACGTGGGTCTTTATGATTACCCAGTGTTGATGGCTGCGGATATCTTGCTTTACGGCGCACACCAAGTCCCAGTGGGAAGCGACCAAAAGCAGCACCTTGAATTGGCGCGCGATATTGCGACCCGTTTCAATAATATCTATAGCCCTGAATCGCCAATCTTCACCATTCCTGAGCCTTATATTCCAACGGTGAATGCTCGAGTGATGAGCCTACAAGACGCAACTAAGAAGATGTCTAAGTCTGATGATAACCGTAAGAACGTTATCACGTTGCTAGAAGAACCTAAGTCGATCCTCAAGAAGATCAACAAGGCTCAAACCGATACTGAGACGCCGCCACGTATTGCCAATGACTGGGAAAATAAAGCGGGTATCTCTAACCTAATGGGTCTTTATTCTGCAGCAACAGGTAAAACCTTCGAGGAGATCGAAGCACAATACGCTGGTGTTGAGATGTATGGTCCGTTCAAGAAAGATGTCGGTGAGGCTATCGTTGCGATGCTAGAGCCGATTCAATCAGAGTATAAGCGTATCCGTGAAGATCGCGCCTATATGGATGAAGTGATGCGCCAAGGGGCGGAAAAAGCCTCTGCAGTGGCTGCGAAGACGCTGGCTAAAGCTTATGAAGCGGTCGGTTTTGTTGCACGTCCATAG
- the rpe gene encoding ribulose-phosphate 3-epimerase — MTDFLIAPSILSADFARLGEDVEKVLAAGADVVHFDVMDNHYVPNLTFGAPICQALRDYGITAPIDVHLMVKPVDRIIPDFAKAGASMITFHVEASEHVDRTLQLIKEHGCQAGVVLNPATPLSCLDYIMDKVDMILLMSVNPGFGGQSFIPNTLDKLREVRKRIDASGRNIRLEIDGGVKVDNIREIAEAGADMFVAGSAIFSRPDYKEVIDEMRAELAQVSK, encoded by the coding sequence ATGACAGATTTTCTTATTGCTCCATCTATTCTTTCTGCGGATTTTGCTCGTTTAGGCGAAGACGTAGAAAAGGTTCTAGCCGCCGGTGCTGACGTGGTTCACTTTGATGTGATGGATAACCATTATGTACCTAACCTAACGTTCGGCGCACCTATCTGTCAGGCTCTGCGTGACTACGGCATCACTGCGCCCATTGATGTCCATCTTATGGTTAAACCGGTAGACCGCATTATTCCAGATTTTGCAAAAGCAGGCGCATCCATGATCACTTTTCACGTTGAAGCCTCAGAGCACGTTGATCGCACGCTACAGCTAATCAAAGAACACGGCTGTCAGGCTGGCGTGGTGCTTAACCCAGCAACGCCACTTTCTTGTTTAGACTACATCATGGATAAGGTCGATATGATCCTATTGATGTCGGTGAACCCTGGCTTTGGTGGTCAATCTTTTATTCCCAACACCCTAGATAAATTACGTGAAGTTCGTAAACGTATTGATGCATCGGGTCGCAATATTCGCCTAGAGATCGACGGTGGTGTTAAGGTCGACAATATTCGTGAAATTGCCGAGGCAGGTGCTGATATGTTTGTTGCGGGTTCTGCCATCTTCAGTCGCCCAGATTACAAAGAAGTTATCGATGAAATGCGCGCCGAGTTAGCGCAAGTTTCAAAATAA
- a CDS encoding aspartate aminotransferase family protein, which yields MTMETAVTREWFDEVMVPCYNPMEIIPVKGSGARVWDQQDNEYIDFAGGIAVSCLGHCHPVMVNAITEQANKIWHLSNVMTNEPALRLAKKLTELSFAERVFFANSGAEANEAALKLARRWATEVHGPEKSEIIAFNQGFHGRTFFTVTVGGQASYSDGFGPKPGDIKHIPYNDLAALEAQMSDKTCAIMMEPLQGEGGVVSPEPEFVQAVRELCDKYNALLIFDEVQTGNGRTGDFYAYQGLGVTPDILSTAKSLGGGFPIGAMLTTKALADHFKVGTHGSTYGGNPLACAVAEAVIDEVSKPEVLAGVAEREAWFREGLEQINQKYGVFQEIRGKGLLIGAALNEEWQGRARDVLVAAGKHGLLLLVAGANVVRFTPSLVITQQEVEEGLTKLDQAIASLV from the coding sequence ATGACGATGGAAACAGCGGTTACGCGTGAATGGTTTGATGAGGTGATGGTGCCTTGTTACAACCCGATGGAGATAATTCCGGTAAAAGGTAGCGGCGCGAGAGTTTGGGATCAACAAGATAACGAATACATTGATTTTGCTGGTGGTATTGCGGTGAGCTGTTTGGGTCATTGTCACCCAGTGATGGTGAATGCCATTACGGAGCAAGCCAATAAAATTTGGCATCTGAGTAATGTTATGACCAATGAGCCAGCACTGCGACTAGCGAAAAAGCTAACCGAGCTGAGTTTCGCTGAGCGAGTCTTTTTTGCCAACTCAGGTGCGGAAGCGAATGAGGCCGCGCTCAAGCTTGCCCGTCGCTGGGCAACCGAGGTACACGGTCCAGAAAAGTCAGAGATTATTGCATTTAATCAAGGCTTCCACGGTCGTACCTTTTTCACAGTAACCGTCGGTGGACAGGCAAGTTATTCGGATGGTTTTGGTCCAAAGCCTGGTGACATCAAGCATATTCCTTACAACGATCTCGCAGCATTAGAAGCACAAATGTCTGATAAAACCTGCGCGATCATGATGGAACCATTACAAGGGGAAGGCGGTGTTGTATCGCCTGAGCCTGAGTTTGTACAAGCAGTACGTGAACTGTGTGACAAATACAATGCGCTGCTGATCTTTGATGAGGTACAGACGGGTAATGGTCGTACGGGTGACTTTTATGCTTACCAAGGCTTGGGTGTGACCCCTGATATTCTTAGCACGGCTAAATCTTTAGGCGGTGGTTTCCCCATTGGCGCTATGCTAACAACCAAAGCTTTGGCAGATCACTTTAAAGTGGGAACACACGGTTCGACTTATGGCGGTAACCCATTGGCTTGTGCTGTGGCTGAAGCGGTGATTGACGAAGTGTCTAAGCCAGAAGTCTTAGCAGGCGTTGCTGAGCGTGAGGCATGGTTTAGAGAGGGTCTAGAGCAGATCAATCAAAAATATGGTGTGTTTCAAGAAATTCGCGGTAAAGGATTGTTGATTGGTGCCGCTCTCAACGAGGAATGGCAAGGACGTGCACGAGATGTGTTGGTCGCTGCCGGTAAACATGGTCTGTTGCTTTTGGTTGCAGGCGCTAACGTCGTTCGCTTTACTCCGTCCCTAGTGATTACTCAACAAGAGGTTGAAGAAGGTTTGACCAAACTCGATCAGGCTATCGCTAGCCTGGTATAA
- a CDS encoding aminodeoxychorismate/anthranilate synthase component II: MLLIIDNYDSFTYNLYQYFSELGAEVQVVRNDEIDIEGIEALKPTHLVISPGPCTPNEAGISLAAIAHFAGKLPLLGVCLGHQAIAQVFGGEVVRARQVMHGKTSPIQHTNGSVFSGLNNPLTVTRYHSLIVSEKSLPDCFEVTAWTTLADGQRDEIMGFQHKTLNIHGVQFHPESIKTEQGHELLNNFLSN, from the coding sequence ATGCTACTTATTATCGACAACTACGACTCCTTCACTTACAACCTATATCAGTACTTTTCTGAGTTGGGTGCAGAAGTGCAGGTGGTTCGCAACGATGAGATTGATATTGAGGGAATTGAAGCACTCAAACCTACCCACTTGGTCATCTCACCAGGACCTTGTACACCAAATGAAGCGGGCATCTCTCTTGCGGCGATTGCACATTTTGCCGGAAAGCTCCCTTTACTGGGTGTCTGTTTAGGGCACCAAGCTATCGCACAGGTGTTTGGTGGTGAAGTTGTGCGAGCACGCCAAGTGATGCATGGCAAAACCTCTCCAATCCAACATACTAATGGCAGTGTTTTCTCTGGGTTAAACAATCCACTGACGGTCACGCGCTACCACTCACTTATCGTCTCTGAAAAAAGTTTACCAGACTGTTTTGAGGTCACGGCTTGGACCACGCTGGCTGATGGTCAACGTGATGAGATTATGGGGTTTCAACATAAAACGCTGAATATTCATGGCGTGCAATTTCATCCAGAATCGATTAAAACCGAACAAGGGCACGAGCTGCTGAACAATTTCCTGTCGAATTAG
- a CDS encoding Dam family site-specific DNA-(adenine-N6)-methyltransferase translates to MKKQRAFLKWAGGKYGLVEDIRKHLPDARKLVEPFVGAGSIFLNTDYDKYLLADINPDLINLYNLIKESPELYISEAKRFFTPEHNRKEVYLDIRAQFNQTDDVLFRSVAFLYMNRFGFNGLCRYNKKGGFNVPFGSYKKPYFPEDEMIFFSEKAKKATFICEGYTETFKRARKGSVVYCDPPYAPLSTTANFTSYAGNGFSLDDQAALADVAEHTAFDRGIPVLISNHDTTLTRRLYHGADLNVVKVKRTISRNGANRNKVNELLALFKASE, encoded by the coding sequence ATGAAAAAGCAACGTGCCTTTCTAAAATGGGCTGGTGGAAAATATGGCTTAGTTGAAGATATAAGAAAGCACTTGCCGGATGCTCGTAAGTTGGTAGAGCCCTTCGTTGGAGCCGGTTCTATCTTCCTTAATACCGATTACGATAAGTATTTGCTTGCGGACATTAATCCCGATCTTATCAACCTGTACAACCTGATTAAAGAGTCGCCAGAGCTGTATATCTCAGAAGCGAAGCGATTTTTTACCCCAGAACATAACCGCAAAGAGGTCTACCTCGATATTCGTGCTCAGTTTAATCAAACTGACGACGTGCTGTTTCGTTCGGTGGCGTTTTTGTATATGAACCGTTTTGGTTTTAATGGCTTGTGCCGTTATAACAAAAAAGGTGGCTTTAACGTTCCGTTTGGCTCTTACAAAAAACCTTACTTTCCAGAAGATGAAATGATTTTCTTTTCCGAAAAAGCTAAGAAAGCCACTTTTATCTGTGAAGGTTATACCGAGACCTTTAAACGCGCTCGAAAAGGCAGCGTGGTCTACTGTGATCCTCCTTATGCGCCTTTATCAACCACCGCCAACTTTACCTCTTATGCTGGAAACGGCTTCTCACTCGATGATCAAGCTGCATTGGCAGATGTTGCAGAGCACACCGCATTTGACCGTGGCATTCCAGTACTGATTTCTAACCATGACACCACATTGACGCGTCGTCTTTATCATGGGGCGGATCTCAATGTCGTCAAAGTAAAGCGTACAATCAGCCGCAACGGTGCCAATCGCAATAAGGTCAATGAATTACTGGCATTGTTTAAAGCCAGTGAGTAA